In one window of Aquimarina spinulae DNA:
- a CDS encoding DUF2853 family protein: MSKRDELITKYAADIKDKIGQTPDMDLLTKVTIGCGPSIYNADAATVSGSDQSELDTVKKNFLINKLGLSDGSKLDEGIASVIEAYGKSNRNKYRAVVYYLLTKHFGKESVYK; the protein is encoded by the coding sequence ATGAGTAAAAGAGATGAATTAATCACAAAATACGCCGCAGATATCAAAGATAAAATTGGTCAGACTCCAGATATGGACCTTTTAACCAAGGTTACTATTGGATGTGGTCCTTCAATTTACAATGCAGATGCTGCTACAGTATCTGGTTCGGATCAAAGTGAATTAGATACCGTAAAGAAAAACTTTTTAATCAATAAACTTGGTCTTTCTGATGGATCAAAGCTAGATGAAGGTATTGCTTCTGTAATTGAAGCTTATGGTAAATCAAACCGTAATAAGTATAGAGCGGTTGTTTATTACCTTTTGACAAAACATTTCGGAAAAGAATCTGTTTATAAATAG
- a CDS encoding S1 RNA-binding domain-containing protein → MLKLGEYNMLEIVRERDQGIYLCDEEGDEVLLPNKYVPEQFQIRDVLKVFVYLDSSERIVATTLEPFATVKSFAYLKCTNVSEIGAFLDWGLEKDLFVPFREQSSKMRVGSWYLVYVYLDEETNRLVASSKTNAFLDNSLVLLSSYDEVDLIASHPSPQGWNMIVNQKHLGLVYSDEIFQKITPGDQLKGFVKKVRPDGKIDLTLQRHGFRGIEPNAEQVLKELKSSGGFIDLNDKSDPEDIKEVFQLSKKSFKKAIGSLYKERKIIIEKEGIRLVE, encoded by the coding sequence ATGCTTAAGCTTGGGGAATACAATATGTTAGAGATTGTTAGAGAGAGAGATCAAGGGATTTACCTTTGTGACGAAGAAGGGGACGAGGTTTTATTACCTAATAAGTATGTACCAGAACAATTTCAAATAAGAGATGTTTTAAAGGTATTTGTGTATTTGGATAGCTCAGAACGTATTGTTGCTACTACCTTAGAACCTTTTGCAACTGTAAAATCTTTTGCCTATTTAAAATGTACAAACGTATCAGAAATTGGTGCTTTTCTGGATTGGGGATTAGAAAAAGATCTTTTTGTTCCGTTTAGAGAACAATCTTCAAAAATGAGAGTAGGTAGCTGGTACCTTGTTTATGTATACCTTGATGAAGAAACCAATCGACTTGTTGCATCAAGTAAGACCAACGCTTTTTTAGATAATTCTTTAGTTTTACTGTCTTCATATGATGAAGTTGATCTTATCGCTTCTCATCCTTCACCACAAGGTTGGAATATGATTGTAAATCAAAAACATCTGGGGTTAGTATATAGTGATGAAATTTTTCAAAAGATTACACCAGGAGATCAGCTTAAAGGGTTTGTGAAAAAAGTTCGCCCTGATGGCAAGATAGACCTTACATTACAACGACATGGATTTAGAGGAATAGAACCAAATGCAGAGCAGGTTTTAAAAGAGTTAAAATCTAGTGGCGGTTTTATTGATCTAAATGATAAATCGGATCCAGAAGATATTAAAGAAGTTTTTCAATTAAGTAAG